The Yersinia intermedia genome window below encodes:
- the yccS gene encoding YccS family putative transporter, with the protein MLTFVTGLRRYVYNSSLLYHARIFIALVGVTAVPWWIGQPKLTIPLTLGVVAAALTDLDDRLAGRLRNLFITLICFFIASASIELLFPYPWYFAFGLTFSTCGFILLGALGQRYATIAFGALLIAIYTMLGTSMYHIWYQQPLLLLLGAVWYNVLTLCGHLIFPIRPLQDNLARCYQQLAHYLEAKANLFDPDIESDVDQPLIDVAMANGTLVSTLNQAKASLVTRLKGDRGQRGTRRTLHYYFVAQDIHERASSSHVQYQVLREKFRYSDVLFRFQRLLSMQARACLQLSQSILMRQKYQHDPRFERAFTFLDAALARELAQNENIPQVKALSHLLRNLRAIDAQLAGIESEQVLAEDPQPESRLSDDHITGWSDIKLRISRHLTPQSALFRHAVRMSVVLCLGYAFIQFTGMRHGYWILLTSLFVCQPNYNATRRRLALRIVGTLAGILIGLPILYFVPSIEGQLILIVITGVLFFAFRNVQYAHATMFITLLVLLCFNLLGEGFEVAAPRVFDTLLGCAIAWVAVSFIWPDWKFRQLPAVVHKTLDANCRYLDAILVQYYQGKDNSLPYRIARRDAHNCDAELASVISNMSAEPKNDKETQEAAFRLLCLNHTMLSYISALGAHREKLSNTATLNLLNDAICYVEGTLEQEQPDGAKMAQVLASLSTRLQNCNPEPESKDQLVLQQIGLLLELLPELSELNRRIGQAN; encoded by the coding sequence GTGCTCACTTTCGTCACTGGTTTACGCCGTTATGTCTACAATAGTAGCCTGCTTTATCATGCCCGTATTTTTATCGCGTTGGTGGGAGTAACGGCAGTTCCGTGGTGGATTGGTCAGCCCAAACTGACCATTCCACTAACACTTGGTGTCGTCGCAGCAGCACTGACTGATCTTGATGACCGCCTGGCTGGGCGGTTACGTAATTTATTCATTACGCTGATCTGTTTTTTTATCGCCTCCGCCTCTATTGAGCTGTTATTTCCTTATCCCTGGTATTTTGCCTTCGGCCTAACCTTTTCAACCTGTGGTTTTATTCTGCTAGGTGCCTTGGGACAACGCTATGCAACCATTGCCTTTGGTGCATTGCTCATCGCTATCTACACCATGCTAGGCACCTCGATGTACCATATCTGGTACCAGCAGCCGCTATTACTGCTGCTCGGTGCCGTTTGGTATAACGTACTGACCTTGTGTGGGCACCTTATTTTCCCTATCCGCCCCTTGCAGGATAATTTGGCCCGCTGCTATCAGCAGCTTGCTCACTATTTGGAAGCAAAAGCTAATCTCTTCGATCCTGATATCGAATCAGATGTCGACCAGCCTCTTATTGATGTTGCGATGGCCAACGGCACACTGGTATCAACCTTGAATCAGGCCAAAGCCTCGCTGGTCACTCGCCTGAAAGGTGACCGGGGCCAGCGTGGAACCAGGCGGACACTTCACTACTATTTTGTCGCGCAAGATATTCATGAACGGGCCAGCTCGTCACATGTTCAATATCAGGTTCTTCGAGAAAAATTTCGTTACAGTGACGTCCTATTCCGCTTTCAGCGCTTACTGAGTATGCAAGCCAGAGCCTGCCTGCAACTTTCGCAATCTATCCTGATGAGACAAAAGTATCAGCATGATCCTCGCTTCGAGCGAGCCTTTACTTTTTTAGATGCGGCACTGGCCAGAGAACTCGCGCAAAACGAGAATATCCCGCAAGTTAAAGCCCTTTCCCACTTACTGAGAAATTTACGGGCCATTGATGCCCAATTAGCGGGGATTGAATCCGAACAAGTATTAGCCGAAGACCCGCAACCTGAGAGCCGCCTGTCTGACGACCACATTACCGGATGGAGTGATATCAAGCTGCGTATCAGCCGCCATCTCACCCCACAGTCCGCACTCTTCCGCCACGCAGTTCGCATGTCAGTGGTGCTGTGTCTCGGTTATGCGTTTATTCAATTTACTGGCATGCGCCACGGCTATTGGATCCTGTTAACCAGCCTTTTTGTCTGCCAGCCTAACTATAATGCAACACGCCGCCGCCTTGCGTTACGCATAGTTGGCACGCTGGCGGGTATCCTTATTGGCCTGCCTATCCTCTATTTTGTGCCGTCCATTGAAGGGCAACTTATTCTTATTGTCATTACTGGCGTGCTATTTTTTGCTTTCCGCAATGTTCAGTATGCTCATGCGACAATGTTTATTACCCTACTGGTTTTGCTCTGTTTTAACCTATTAGGGGAAGGATTTGAAGTTGCCGCGCCTCGGGTATTTGATACCCTGTTAGGCTGCGCCATCGCCTGGGTAGCGGTGAGTTTTATCTGGCCAGATTGGAAGTTCCGTCAGCTCCCTGCGGTGGTCCATAAAACACTGGATGCCAACTGCCGCTATTTAGATGCAATTCTGGTGCAATATTATCAAGGTAAAGATAATAGCCTGCCTTACCGTATAGCCCGCCGCGATGCACATAATTGCGACGCGGAGTTAGCCTCAGTGATTTCAAATATGTCTGCTGAACCTAAAAATGACAAAGAAACTCAGGAAGCAGCATTCCGATTGCTCTGCCTGAACCACACTATGCTGAGTTATATATCCGCGCTGGGTGCTCATCGTGAGAAACTGAGCAACACCGCCACCCTGAATCTGCTTAATGACGCAATTTGTTATGTCGAGGGTACACTTGAACAAGAACAGCCTGACGGTGCGAAAATGGCACAGGTGCTAGCCAGCTTATCTACCCGGCTACAGAACTGTAATCCTGAGCCGGAGAGCAAAGACCAATTGGTTTTACAACAAATAGGTTTATTGCTTGAACTGTTACCCGAACTCAGCGAACTCAATAGGCGTATCGGCCAGGCTAATTAA
- the sulA gene encoding SOS-induced cell division inhibitor SulA: MRTQSLKPYHANYHSLVSRETPERVDAPTDSGLISELVYSENQPAVTQLLLPLLQQLGKQSRWLLWLAPQQKLSRVWLQHSGLPVDKVVQLRQINPLSTVDAMEKALLTGNYSVVLGWLPDLSENDRIRLRLAAKLGNAYGFVMRPLNDIKLNQGQCATLKIHSSLYH, from the coding sequence ATGCGTACTCAATCACTAAAACCTTATCATGCTAATTATCACTCCCTTGTTAGCCGTGAAACACCGGAACGAGTTGATGCTCCAACAGATAGTGGCCTTATCAGTGAACTTGTGTACAGTGAAAACCAGCCTGCGGTAACCCAGTTATTGCTTCCTTTATTACAACAACTGGGTAAGCAGTCTCGCTGGCTTTTATGGCTGGCTCCACAGCAGAAATTAAGTCGTGTGTGGTTACAGCATTCAGGCTTGCCAGTAGATAAAGTTGTTCAGTTAAGGCAAATCAATCCATTGTCGACTGTTGATGCAATGGAGAAGGCATTATTGACGGGGAACTACAGTGTCGTTCTTGGTTGGCTACCGGATTTGTCAGAAAATGATCGGATTAGATTACGTTTAGCAGCAAAGTTAGGGAATGCCTATGGGTTTGTTATGCGTCCGTTGAATGACATAAAACTGAACCAAGGACAGTGCGCAACGTTAAAAATTCATTCTTCTTTGTATCATTAA
- a CDS encoding TfoX/Sxy family DNA transformation protein: METASENKIIQAQGRFDFLGKITVRSQFGGYGLLANGIMFAVVSDGELYLRANNKIENLFRSRGMSNLVYAKRGLPVLLRYYWVDSTLWEDECTLSHFVTRAYQGAKAEVLSKKGPTVRLKDLPNLSASLERLLWKVGIKNAAELRREGAKRCYLKLRALKCSLGINVLLALAGAISGHHYAVLPLLMRSELIEWFEIHIHSPNITQFETA; this comes from the coding sequence ATGGAAACCGCATCAGAAAACAAAATCATACAAGCGCAGGGGCGTTTTGATTTTTTAGGCAAGATCACAGTTCGCTCGCAATTTGGCGGATATGGGCTGTTGGCGAATGGCATTATGTTTGCTGTGGTTTCGGATGGCGAATTGTATTTACGTGCTAATAATAAGATAGAAAATCTATTTCGTAGTCGGGGGATGAGTAACCTTGTCTACGCTAAGCGTGGGTTACCGGTATTGCTGCGTTATTATTGGGTTGACTCTACGCTCTGGGAGGATGAGTGCACACTAAGTCATTTCGTTACGCGAGCTTATCAAGGGGCGAAAGCTGAGGTTTTAAGCAAAAAAGGGCCAACAGTTCGTCTGAAGGATTTACCAAATCTCAGCGCCAGTCTTGAACGTCTATTGTGGAAAGTCGGTATCAAAAATGCGGCAGAGCTGCGGCGTGAGGGGGCCAAACGCTGTTATCTGAAATTACGTGCGTTAAAGTGCTCACTTGGGATTAATGTCTTATTGGCACTGGCTGGAGCGATAAGTGGCCATCATTATGCTGTGCTGCCCTTATTGATGCGTAGTGAGCTTATTGAATGGTTTGAAATACATATCCACTCGCCCAACATTACGCAGTTTGAAACAGCGTAA
- the fabF gene encoding beta-ketoacyl-ACP synthase II, with protein MNTRRVVITGMGVVSPLGCGSETVWQRLLAGQSGIRVLPDEIVGDLPAKIGGQVPTLDADSAAGFDPDKAVAPKDQKKMDRFIEFAMAAADEAITQADWHADNAEKQERTATVIGSGIGGFPAIAHAVRTTDTRGPKRLSPFTVPSFLVNLAAGHVSIKHHFKGPIGAPVTACAAGVQAIGDAVRMIRNDEADVALCGGTEAAIDKVSLAGFAAARALSTGSNSTPEKASRPFDSARDGFVMGEGAGLLIIEELEHALARGAQPLAEIVGYGTSADAYHMTSGAEDGDGAYRAMKIALRQAKIKPEQVQHLNAHATSTPVGDIGEINAIKHLFGESATLAITSTKSATGHLLGAAGGLETIFTVLALRDQIVPATLNLENLDPAAEGLNIVAGKALPHEITYALSNGFGFGGVNASILLKRWIE; from the coding sequence ATGAATACGCGCCGTGTAGTAATTACAGGAATGGGTGTGGTTTCCCCATTAGGCTGTGGTAGCGAAACTGTTTGGCAACGTCTGCTGGCAGGGCAATCCGGCATCCGTGTTCTGCCGGATGAGATTGTCGGTGATTTACCAGCCAAGATTGGTGGGCAAGTTCCTACACTTGATGCAGACTCAGCAGCAGGCTTTGATCCTGATAAAGCTGTAGCGCCAAAAGATCAGAAGAAAATGGATCGTTTCATTGAATTTGCGATGGCGGCGGCAGATGAAGCTATCACCCAAGCCGACTGGCATGCCGACAATGCAGAAAAACAGGAACGTACCGCTACGGTAATTGGTTCTGGTATTGGGGGGTTCCCAGCGATTGCTCATGCAGTACGCACCACCGACACTCGTGGGCCAAAACGCCTTTCCCCTTTCACCGTGCCTTCGTTTTTAGTGAATTTGGCTGCGGGTCATGTTTCTATTAAGCATCATTTTAAAGGGCCGATTGGCGCACCCGTCACCGCTTGTGCGGCGGGAGTGCAAGCTATTGGTGATGCAGTGCGGATGATCCGCAACGATGAAGCGGATGTTGCCCTATGTGGTGGCACTGAAGCCGCAATTGATAAGGTCAGTTTGGCTGGTTTTGCGGCGGCCCGCGCGCTATCAACCGGCTCTAATAGTACACCTGAAAAAGCCTCCCGCCCCTTCGACAGTGCTCGTGATGGCTTTGTGATGGGGGAAGGTGCCGGTTTACTGATTATTGAGGAGTTAGAGCATGCTCTCGCACGTGGCGCACAACCATTGGCTGAGATTGTCGGCTACGGTACCAGTGCCGATGCCTACCATATGACTTCTGGTGCTGAAGACGGTGATGGCGCATATCGTGCAATGAAGATCGCTTTGCGTCAGGCTAAAATTAAACCGGAACAAGTTCAGCATCTTAATGCGCATGCAACCTCAACCCCGGTGGGTGATATCGGTGAAATCAATGCGATTAAACACTTATTTGGTGAGAGTGCTACCTTAGCCATTACCTCAACCAAGTCAGCCACCGGGCATTTGCTGGGAGCGGCTGGCGGATTGGAAACCATCTTCACGGTACTGGCGTTACGTGATCAAATCGTGCCAGCCACTCTGAATTTGGAGAATCTGGATCCTGCGGCCGAGGGGTTGAATATCGTGGCAGGTAAAGCTCTTCCTCATGAGATAACTTATGCGCTGTCAAATGGCTTCGGTTTTGGTGGCGTTAACGCGAGTATCTTGCTAAAGCGCTGGATTGAATAG
- a CDS encoding AAA family ATPase encodes MTNNRLEWQSLLPNATPYEALFATASQLEPVSFSAIQPRLENGMTLFCHPQSQPRFMLIKAQESTEYLALIAQVVKELQPEASAVFGGDYQVDGNLVTWQPAQRGDEPFAARSRCLYQEWVEPEQLFGCVRWHKDQISLQPGLVHQANGGILILSVRALQAQPLMWLRLKQMIVQQRFDWLSPDETRPLPVHIPSMPLDLRLILVGDRLGLGDFHDMEPELGELAIYGEFEVELPLVDIDGMTLWCGYINALLQRKQLPSLSADAWPVLFRQAVRYSGDQGSLPLCPQWLTGHLAEAALYAEEASITANALEVALNARDWRNSYLAERMQDEIELGQILVDTEGLVVGQINGLSVLEYPGHPYAFGEPARISCVVHLGDGEFVDVERKAELGGNLHAKGMMIMQAFLISELELDQPLPFSASIVFEQSYGEVDGDSASLAELCALISALSQQPINQQIAVTGSVDQFGNVQPIGGVNEKIEGFFEACQRRGLTGTQGVILPTTNVRHLCLNQAVVEAVQNGQFHLWAVDSAAEALPLLTGMVYADEQQPSLLGIIQERISQVNPQDRHRWPWPLRWLNWFNQG; translated from the coding sequence TTGACCAATAACCGACTTGAATGGCAGTCACTACTGCCGAACGCAACGCCTTATGAAGCGTTATTTGCTACGGCCTCCCAGTTGGAGCCGGTTTCTTTCTCGGCGATTCAGCCCCGGTTAGAGAATGGCATGACGTTGTTTTGTCATCCTCAATCTCAACCGCGTTTTATGCTGATTAAAGCACAGGAGAGTACTGAGTATCTGGCACTGATCGCGCAGGTAGTTAAAGAGCTGCAACCTGAAGCCTCTGCCGTGTTTGGTGGTGATTATCAGGTTGATGGTAACCTAGTGACCTGGCAGCCGGCACAACGTGGTGACGAGCCTTTTGCGGCCCGTTCACGCTGCCTCTATCAGGAATGGGTAGAACCAGAACAACTGTTTGGTTGTGTTAGATGGCATAAAGATCAAATCAGTCTGCAACCTGGCTTGGTTCATCAAGCTAATGGCGGCATATTGATCCTGTCAGTACGGGCATTACAAGCTCAACCACTGATGTGGCTGCGCCTGAAACAAATGATTGTTCAGCAACGCTTCGATTGGTTGTCACCTGATGAAACCCGCCCTCTGCCAGTACATATTCCCTCGATGCCACTGGACCTGCGCCTGATTCTTGTTGGCGACCGTCTGGGCCTTGGCGATTTCCACGATATGGAACCCGAGTTAGGGGAATTGGCTATCTATGGCGAGTTCGAAGTCGAACTGCCACTGGTCGATATCGATGGTATGACCCTATGGTGTGGTTATATCAATGCGTTATTGCAAAGAAAGCAGTTGCCATCCTTATCTGCCGATGCCTGGCCAGTTCTGTTTCGTCAGGCGGTGCGCTACAGCGGTGATCAGGGTAGTCTGCCTCTGTGTCCGCAATGGTTAACCGGTCACTTAGCCGAAGCGGCGCTATATGCTGAAGAAGCCTCAATAACCGCCAATGCGCTGGAAGTTGCACTGAATGCCCGTGACTGGCGCAATAGTTATCTTGCCGAGCGGATGCAAGATGAAATTGAGCTAGGGCAGATTTTGGTTGATACCGAAGGCCTGGTCGTCGGCCAGATTAATGGCTTGTCGGTACTGGAATACCCAGGCCACCCTTATGCCTTTGGCGAACCTGCACGTATCAGTTGTGTGGTTCACTTGGGTGACGGCGAATTTGTTGACGTTGAACGTAAAGCGGAATTAGGCGGTAATCTACATGCTAAAGGCATGATGATTATGCAGGCATTCTTGATTTCGGAATTGGAACTTGATCAACCGCTGCCATTCTCGGCCTCGATTGTTTTTGAGCAATCCTATGGTGAAGTCGATGGCGATAGCGCCTCACTGGCCGAGCTTTGTGCTTTGATCAGCGCCCTTTCGCAGCAGCCGATCAACCAGCAAATTGCGGTCACCGGCTCGGTTGATCAGTTTGGTAATGTGCAGCCTATTGGCGGCGTGAATGAAAAGATCGAAGGCTTCTTCGAAGCTTGTCAGCGTCGCGGGCTGACGGGCACACAGGGGGTGATTCTACCCACGACCAATGTCCGTCATTTATGCCTGAATCAGGCGGTAGTTGAGGCAGTGCAAAATGGTCAGTTCCATCTCTGGGCCGTTGATAGCGCCGCTGAAGCACTACCGTTATTGACAGGTATGGTGTATGCCGACGAGCAGCAACCCAGCCTGTTAGGTATAATTCAAGAGCGAATCTCACAGGTTAATCCGCAGGACAGACACCGTTGGCCATGGCCATTACGCTGGCTAAACTGGTTCAACCAGGGCTGA
- a CDS encoding YccF domain-containing protein, protein MRTVLNILNFVLGGFFTTLGWLLATVVSVVLIFTLPLTRSCWEITKLSFLPYGNEAIHVNELYPEKSNALITAGGSLLNIVWFILFGWWLCLSHIVTGIVQCVTIIGIPVGIANFKIAAIALWPVGRRVVSVEMAQQARMANAKRQYQQR, encoded by the coding sequence ATGCGTACTGTACTGAATATTCTTAATTTTGTTTTAGGTGGTTTCTTCACCACACTGGGCTGGCTATTAGCCACAGTCGTCAGTGTCGTTCTGATTTTTACCTTACCATTAACTCGCTCTTGCTGGGAAATTACCAAATTATCATTTCTGCCTTATGGCAATGAGGCGATCCATGTCAATGAATTATACCCAGAAAAAAGTAATGCTCTGATAACTGCTGGCGGTTCTTTACTGAATATTGTCTGGTTTATTTTATTTGGTTGGTGGTTGTGTTTATCCCATATCGTCACTGGGATTGTGCAATGCGTAACCATCATTGGGATCCCGGTCGGTATTGCCAATTTTAAAATTGCTGCTATTGCTTTGTGGCCTGTGGGCCGCCGTGTCGTTTCAGTCGAAATGGCGCAGCAAGCGAGAATGGCTAACGCTAAACGCCAATATCAGCAACGCTGA
- a CDS encoding winged helix-turn-helix transcriptional regulator, with the protein MQRTCLEDMPCPVARALERVGEWWSILIIRDAFQGLTRFDEFQQSLQLSPTILTRRLKYLVESGILEKRLYNPRPARYEYLLTERGNDFFPVMAALFHWGNQHFAPLGPAVILADRRTGNPVEAILLDRNTGQPIQAQDVTLAAGSVKSDIINQRLALMHGKQSIDTRQQSHSIKSQKEKR; encoded by the coding sequence ATGCAAAGAACCTGTCTTGAAGATATGCCCTGTCCGGTTGCCCGCGCTCTTGAACGCGTCGGTGAATGGTGGAGCATATTAATCATCCGTGATGCCTTTCAAGGGTTAACACGCTTTGATGAATTTCAGCAAAGTTTGCAGCTATCCCCCACTATCCTCACCCGTCGCCTAAAGTATCTGGTGGAAAGTGGGATCCTTGAGAAGCGACTGTATAATCCGCGCCCTGCCCGTTATGAGTATTTATTGACTGAGCGTGGTAATGATTTCTTCCCCGTGATGGCGGCACTATTCCACTGGGGTAATCAGCATTTTGCGCCACTTGGCCCTGCGGTGATACTCGCAGATCGCCGTACTGGAAATCCAGTAGAGGCCATCTTACTGGACAGAAATACCGGGCAACCTATTCAGGCACAAGATGTCACTCTTGCGGCAGGCTCCGTCAAGAGCGATATAATTAATCAACGGTTGGCACTGATGCATGGCAAACAATCAATCGATACCCGTCAGCAGTCCCACTCAATTAAGTCTCAAAAGGAAAAACGATGA
- the ompA gene encoding porin OmpA: MKKTAIALAVALAGFATVAQAAPKDNTWYTGGKLGWSQYQDTGTGGIYGDVGNDGPTHKNQLGAGAFLGYQANQYLGFEMGYDWLGRMPYKGDVNNGAFKAQGVQLAAKLSYPVAQDLDLYTRLGGMVWRADSSAYDAPTDTRSSNHDTGVSPLVALGAEYAWTKNWATRMEYQWVSNIGDRATVGARPDNGMLSLGVSYRFGQDDAVAPVVAPAPAPAPVVDTKRFTLKSDVLFAFNKATLKPEGQQALDQLYAQLSSIDPKDGSVVVLGFADRIGQPAPNLALSQRRADSVRDYLVSKGIPADKITARGEGQANPVTGSTCATVKPRAALIECLAPDRRVEIEVKGYKEVVTQPQA, encoded by the coding sequence ATGAAAAAGACAGCTATCGCATTAGCAGTGGCACTGGCTGGTTTCGCTACAGTAGCGCAAGCCGCACCGAAAGATAACACCTGGTACACCGGTGGTAAACTGGGCTGGTCCCAGTATCAAGATACTGGCACTGGCGGTATCTATGGCGACGTTGGCAACGATGGTCCTACCCATAAAAACCAACTGGGTGCTGGTGCGTTCTTGGGTTACCAAGCAAACCAATACCTGGGCTTTGAAATGGGATACGACTGGCTTGGCCGTATGCCTTACAAAGGCGACGTAAATAACGGCGCATTCAAAGCACAAGGCGTACAGTTGGCTGCTAAACTGAGCTACCCTGTTGCTCAAGATCTGGACCTGTACACCCGTCTGGGTGGTATGGTTTGGCGTGCAGATTCTAGCGCTTACGATGCTCCTACTGATACCCGTTCTAGCAACCATGACACCGGTGTTTCTCCACTGGTAGCACTGGGTGCAGAATACGCATGGACCAAAAACTGGGCAACCCGTATGGAATACCAATGGGTTAGCAACATCGGTGATAGAGCTACCGTTGGTGCTCGTCCAGACAACGGCATGCTGAGCCTGGGTGTTTCTTACCGTTTCGGTCAAGATGATGCAGTAGCACCAGTAGTTGCTCCAGCACCAGCTCCAGCTCCAGTTGTTGACACTAAGCGTTTCACTCTGAAGTCTGACGTGCTGTTCGCTTTCAACAAAGCAACTCTGAAACCAGAAGGCCAGCAAGCTCTGGACCAACTGTATGCACAACTGAGCTCTATCGATCCTAAAGACGGTTCTGTAGTTGTTCTGGGCTTCGCTGACCGTATCGGTCAACCAGCTCCTAACTTAGCTCTGTCTCAGCGCCGTGCTGACAGCGTGCGTGATTACCTGGTTTCTAAAGGTATCCCTGCTGACAAAATCACCGCTCGCGGTGAAGGCCAAGCAAACCCAGTGACTGGTAGCACCTGTGCTACTGTGAAACCACGTGCTGCTCTGATCGAGTGCCTGGCACCAGATCGTCGCGTAGAGATCGAAGTTAAAGGCTACAAAGAAGTTGTAACTCAGCCACAGGCTTAA
- the matP gene encoding macrodomain Ter protein MatP, producing MKYQQLENLESGWKWAYLVKKHREGEAITRHIENSAATDAVEQLMKLESEPVKVLEWIDAHMNMQLATRMKQTIRARRKRHFNAEHQHTRKKSIDLEFLVWQRLAALARRRGGTLSDTVVQLIEDAERKEKYANQMSSLKQDLQDILGKEI from the coding sequence ATGAAATATCAACAACTGGAAAATCTGGAAAGTGGTTGGAAATGGGCGTATTTGGTAAAAAAACACCGTGAAGGTGAAGCCATTACTCGCCATATTGAAAACAGTGCAGCTACGGACGCGGTAGAGCAGCTGATGAAGCTGGAAAGTGAACCAGTAAAGGTGTTGGAGTGGATTGACGCACATATGAATATGCAACTGGCTACTCGGATGAAGCAGACTATCCGCGCCAGGCGTAAGCGCCATTTTAATGCCGAGCATCAGCATACCCGCAAAAAATCTATCGATCTGGAATTTCTGGTTTGGCAGCGTTTGGCTGCTCTAGCCCGGCGCCGTGGCGGTACCTTGTCAGATACAGTGGTGCAGTTAATTGAAGATGCTGAGCGCAAAGAGAAATATGCCAACCAGATGTCATCTTTGAAACAGGACTTACAGGATATTCTCGGTAAAGAGATCTAA
- the rmf gene encoding ribosome modulation factor — MKRQKRDRLERALSRGYQAGISGRSREICPYQALDARSHWLGGWRQAMEDRAVTA, encoded by the coding sequence ATGAAGAGACAGAAAAGAGATCGCCTGGAAAGGGCATTGTCACGCGGATATCAAGCAGGTATTTCAGGGCGTTCAAGGGAAATTTGTCCCTATCAAGCTTTAGACGCCAGATCACATTGGTTAGGAGGTTGGCGACAAGCCATGGAGGACAGGGCTGTGACCGCTTAA
- the fabA gene encoding bifunctional 3-hydroxydecanoyl-ACP dehydratase/trans-2-decenoyl-ACP isomerase produces MVDKRESYTKEDLEASGRGELFGAGGPPLPAGNMLMMDRVVKMTEDGGTYGKGYVEAELDINPDLWFFGCHFIGDPVMPGCLGLDAMWQLVGFYLGWLGGEGKGRALGVGEVKFTGQILPDAKKVTYRINFKRVIMRKLIMGVADGEVLVDGKVIYTATDLKVGLFKDTNTF; encoded by the coding sequence ATGGTAGATAAACGCGAATCCTATACAAAAGAAGACCTTGAAGCATCAGGCCGTGGCGAACTGTTTGGCGCTGGCGGACCACCATTGCCAGCAGGCAATATGTTAATGATGGACCGTGTCGTCAAGATGACTGAAGACGGCGGTACCTATGGCAAAGGTTATGTGGAAGCGGAACTGGATATCAATCCAGACCTATGGTTCTTCGGTTGCCACTTTATCGGTGATCCTGTTATGCCTGGTTGCCTGGGCCTTGATGCTATGTGGCAATTGGTTGGTTTCTATCTTGGCTGGTTAGGTGGCGAAGGCAAAGGCCGCGCGCTGGGTGTCGGTGAGGTGAAATTCACCGGTCAGATACTGCCTGATGCCAAGAAAGTAACATATCGTATTAATTTTAAACGCGTTATTATGCGTAAATTAATTATGGGTGTCGCGGACGGTGAAGTATTGGTTGATGGCAAAGTGATTTACACTGCCACCGACTTGAAAGTGGGTCTGTTTAAAGATACCAATACTTTCTAA